A genomic stretch from Chiloscyllium plagiosum isolate BGI_BamShark_2017 chromosome 2, ASM401019v2, whole genome shotgun sequence includes:
- the LOC122539532 gene encoding LOW QUALITY PROTEIN: 40S ribosomal protein S23-like (The sequence of the model RefSeq protein was modified relative to this genomic sequence to represent the inferred CDS: substituted 3 bases at 3 genomic stop codons), producing MTYELYIETGSISQLDARKLCYLQGNEKWQDKQYKKTHLGTALIDNHSGVTSLAKDIALERDGVXGXAGXFCPHLSVRLIKYGKKIMTFFSNDGCLNFIEESDEVLLAGFDWKGHAVGNTPGVFVKVVEVDDVSPLALYKSRKERPRSSIFKHFNTDKNF from the exons CCAGGAAGTTGTGTTACCTTCAGGGTAACGAGAAATGGCAGGATAAGCAATACAAGAAAACCCACTTGGGCACTGCCCTGATTGATAATCACTCAGGTGTTACCTCCCTTGCCAAAGACATAGCCTTGGAAAGAGATGGTGTTTGAGGTTGAGCAGGCTAATTCTGCCCTCACCTTTCAGTCCGACTTATTAAGTATGGCAAGAAAatcatgacttttttttcaaatgatgGCTGCTTGAATTTCATTGAGGAAAGTGa TGAAGTTCTGCTTGCTGGTTTTGATTGGAAGGGCCATGCTGTTGGTAATACTCCCGGTGTCTTTGTCAAGGTGGTGGAAGTTGATGATGTATCTCCACTGGCTCTGTACAAAAGCAGGAAGGAGAGACCAAGGTCATCAATTTTTAAGCATTTTAACACAgataaaaacttttaa